A portion of the Gorilla gorilla gorilla isolate KB3781 chromosome X, NHGRI_mGorGor1-v2.1_pri, whole genome shotgun sequence genome contains these proteins:
- the DMRTC1B gene encoding doublesex- and mab-3-related transcription factor C1 isoform X1: MAAPPKAPIRVRNLTIRAGALTGKENNMLQPETHIFTAPEEGSSQGALLLGQAPEPLSLPCTPVTLEQQLVSPSGDPHRAPALPSICSTLILQPCATLDPLLLQPQVPKVSDQALVSAHSEWQRKLEAAEALLTLRNSAQAPPDSISLHQPCNPPAPAGDKGFQPPSPSLRPRPASSISLPIGHLGCISLLS, encoded by the exons ATGGCTGCCCCTCCCAAAGCTCCCATCCGTGTCAGGAATTTGACCATCAGAGCAGGAGCCCTCA CTGGGAAGGAGAACAACATGCTGCAGCCCGAGACCCACATCTTCACAGCCCCCGAGGAG GGGAGCTCCCAAGGGGCTCTGCTGCTTGGCCAGGCCCCAGAACCTTTGTCTCTGCCGTGTACTCCAGTGACCTTGGAGCAGCAACTGGTTTCTCCTTCTGGGGATCCCCACAgggcccctgccctgcccagcat ATGCTCAACTCTGATCCTCCAGCCCTGTGCCACCCTTGACCCTCTTCTACTGCAGCCACAG GTCCCCAAAGTCTCTGACCAGGCTTTGGTTTCTGCCCACTCAGAGTGGCAGCGGAAGCTGGAGGCCGCTGAGGCTCTGCTGACTCTGAGAAACTCTGCCCAGGCCCCTCCTGACTCCATCTCCCTGCACCAGCCTTGCAACCCACCAG CTCCTGCTGGAGATAAAGGATTCCAGCCTCCCAGCCCCTCTCTCCGCCCCAGGCCAGCCAGCTCCATCTCGCTGCCTATTGGACATCTGGGATGCATCTCCCTCTTGAGCTAG